The genomic window GTCCCGATGCGGGCGTGGAAGTTAGACGGCTTCCCGAGCGGCCTGCCCGTCACGGTCAGGACGCGCGAGATGAGCGGACGCCCCTCGAGGCACGCCTGCTTGACGGCCAGCGACGTCCCCACGTTCTGGACGACGACGCCGACGTCCATCGGGAGTCCCCCGGCCGGCACCTGCCTCCTGAGGATGGCGTCGATGAGCTGTTTCTCGGCGCCCTGCGGGTATTTTACTTCGAGAGCGTGCACCTTGACCGGGGCGCCCTGAGGGATCGCGCCGCGCATGGCCTTCACCGCGTCGGGCTTGTTCGCCTCGATGCCGACGGCGCCCCGCTCGCAGCCGAGCGCCTTCATGATGAGCAGAAGCCCCTGGATGATCTCTGAGGGTCGCTCGACCATCAGCCGGTGGTCGGCCGTGAGCCACGGCTCGCACTCTGCCCCGTTCAGGATGACGGCGTCGATCGGCTTCGTTTCGGGAGGCGACAGCTTGACGTGGGTGGGAAAGGCCGCGCCGCCCAGGCCGACGATCCCGGCGTCGCGGACCGCGTTCTTGATGTCCTCGGCCGAGAGCGACTCGGCGTCGCCTCTGGGCTTCACCGACTCGTGCCACGTCTCCGAGCCGTCGCCCTCGATGACGACGGCCTCCGCCTCTCCCCCCAGCGGGTGCGGGAAGCGGCCGACCGCGGCCACCTTGCCGGCGATCGTCGCGTGGACGGGAACCGACACGAAGCCGGCGGCCTGGCCCACGACCTGGCCGAGTGTGACCTCGTCACCGACCGACACGACCGGCTTGGCCGGCGCGCCGATCGACTGCCGCATGGGAAGAACGACGCGGTCGGGAACCGCCGCGTCGACGATCGTGGAGTCCTTCGTGAGGCCCTTGGAGGTGGGCGGGTGCACGCCGCCCGAGAAGCTCCTGAGTCGCAGGGTCGTCTCTCCTCGGCTCGCTGGTCGGCCGAAGCGGCTCAGCCGCCTCCGCCTGCGGTCCGGAGCGGAACCGCGCGGGAGAGGACGTTCCCCTCCGCGCGGTCCGTCGCCGCTCCGGTACTAGAGCACCTCGATCTCGAAGCGCGTCTTGATGCCCGCGCTGAACTCGCCCGACGCCGCGGCCGAGGCCACCGCCGAGCCCTCGCCCGTCATGTCCTGCTCGATATCCATGCGCGCGTGGACGAGATGTCCGCCGTCGATGGCGATGAGCATCGTGCCCTCGCCGCCGCCGACACCCGACACGAGCCAGACGTCGTCGCCCTGCTCGAAGCGTCCCTCGTACTCGAACGAGGCGGTGAACGACACCTCGACGCACTGGACCTCGTAGGTCTCCTTGAACCCGGTCACCGTGTAGACGGTCTCGCCGATGTACTCCTGGTCGAGTCCGGAGATGTCGGCCGGGTCGAGCTCCTCGGTCCAGGAGCTCCCGATCTCGACGGCCTCCGTAGGCAGCGGCGGCACGAGGTAGTCGACGAGGACCTTGAACTGGCCGGTCCCCTCCTCGAGGTAGGCCTCACCCGCCAGGCCGGTCAGCGACTTGACCTCGCCGTCGGGCGACAGCGTGACGATGAGTTCCTTGCCGCGCATCGAGTTGACGTCCGAGTTGGGCATGACCTGGTCGCCCGACGCAACCGAACCGACGGCGTAGTCGAACCGCATGCCGAGTTCGATCTCCTCGTCGGTCGACTCGGTGATCGTGTTCGTCGTGCGGAACTCGGTCTGCATCGAGACCGTCTGCTCGAAACTCGTCATCTTAACGCCGGCCTGCGTCGACTCCTTGAAGCGGTAGCTGAGCACATCACCGACGTCGAAGGTGCGATCGATCTCGACGGGTGTGTCGATCGTGATGTCGCGCCCGACCGTACCACCGCCGCCGCACCCGCCGAGGACGGCGGCCGTGACGAGGACGGTCATCGCGAGGAGAAGCTGGGCTCTTCCGTACATGCGTCTTCCTCCTTCGATAAGTGAGGCCCTCTGACGCAAGAGAATCCGCGCCCGGGCGGGAAGCCAAGCGCGGATTATAGCAGGCCGCATGAGATGAGGTCAACGCCTCCGGCGCGCTCCGCCGGTTCCCGCGATGCCCTCACGATGGCCTCGTCAGACGCCCAGCTTCGACCGAAGCTCGTCGGACTTGGGCGCCTTCTTGCTCCAGCGGGCCACCTCCCTGCCGTCGTCCTCAAGGATGATGGTCGGAATGTCCCCGACCTCCTGCATGGCCGCCTCGACCATGCCGTCGGTCGTGCTGACGTTGTGGGTCTGTCGTTCCAGCGAGTCCGCCACGCCCCACTTGTCGAGGAAGAAGTCGATCTTGGTCTTGGCGTTCTTGCAGGCCTCGCAGTTCTCCTTCTCGAAGATCACGAGCTTCATTCGACCGCGCTCCTGTGCCTGTCCTCGAGTTCGCCCTTCTTGCCGCTGTTCCAGCCGGAGACCTTCGAGAAGTACCCGGTCACCCGCGTGATGCCGTCGACCTCGCGCGAGGCGCAGTAGGGGCACTCCTCCACCAGGCCGCGCGTCACCTTCATGCACGTGTTGCAGGTGGTGAACTCCGGGGAGAAGGCGATCTGCGCGTTCCTCGTGTGGTGGAACGTCTTCTTCACGAAGCTGGCGACGGCCTCCTTGTCGGGCCTGCTGTCGGCTATCCAGACGTGGGAGAGAGCGCCCGCCTCGATCATGTCGTGGAACTTGCCCTCGCGCTTGATGCGCTCGATCGGGCTGATCTTCTCCGAGACGTTCAGGAAGGTCGAGTTCGTGTAGTACACCTCGCCCAGCCCCGGGCTTCCCTTCACGACGGCCGACGCCTGCTCCGGGAAGTGCTCGAGGTCGAGCTTCGCCATGCGGTAGGCGCACGACTCGGCCGGGGTCTGCTCGAGCACGAAGCGCATGCCCGTCGCCTTCGACGCCTTCTCGCAGGCCAGCTTCAGGTGCGCGATGACCTTGAGCCCGAGACGGAACGCCTCCTCCGACTCGTGAAGCTCGCACCCCATGTGGCTCTGAACGAGCTCGTTGAGACCGAGGAGCCCGATCAGGAACGTCACGCGGTGCATGCGGAGATACTGCTGCCCGTCGAGGTCCATGGTCAGAAGCGCCAGCGGGCCGTTGTCGCCCATAGCCAGGAGCTTCTCGATGACGCCGCGCTTCTCCTGGTGCGCCTTGACCGCGAGGGCGAAGAACTGGTCGATCGCCTCGAAGAGCTTCGCCTCGTCGCCCTTCGCCAGATACGCGGCGCGCGGCAGGTTGAGCGTGACGTTCTGGAGCGCCGAGTAGCGCATCCTCCACGGCTCGGCGGCGTCCTCGATGTCAGACTGCTCGAGCTTGAAGGAGAGCCGGCAGCACTCGGAGATCTTGGCCGTCTCGCCGCGGTCGAACACGAAGTAGGTGTTGCCCATCTCGGCGGCCACATCGGAGATGTGGAGCAGAAACTCCTCGTGGCCGGGCGTTCTGAAGAACTGGTCCGTGATGTGAACGAGCGGCTTCGGGAAGAAGAACGGCCTCCCCGTCCCGTCGCCCTCCATGTAGATGTCGAAGAGGGCGAACGCGAAGCGCTGCGCCTCCTTCTCGTAGTCCTTGTAGGTGCGGCCCGTGTACGTGCCGCCCGGCCCGATCGCCATGACGTCGGCGAAGTGCTTCGGCGTCTCCCAGTAGATGTTGATGTCGCTGAAGATCGCCTGGCCGCCGCGCGCGACGCTCTGCTGCGAGTACTCGAAGACGAGCATCTCGGCGAGCTGATGGACGTCCCGGTCGCTCATTCCCTCGAGGAACGGCGAGAAGAACACGTTGACGGCGTCCCACCCGATCGCTCCCGCGAAGTGCCCCTGGAGCGCAGCGGAGAACTTCACCATGTGCGCCAGGAGGATGTCGGGGTGCTTCGCCGGCTTCGCGATGGAGAGCGCGTTCGGGAGCGACAGCCCGAACTTCTTCACGTACTCGAGCGACTGGCCCGAGCAGTACGGGCGGTCGAAGAACCCGAGGTCGTGCAGATGGATGTCGCCCCGGGCGTGCGCGTCGGAGATGTCCTGACTGAAGGCGGCGAGCAGCGCGTACTGCTTCTTCACAGACTCGGCAAGCGTCATGTTCGTCGCTTCCGGGTTGTGAGGAATATTCGCGTTCTCCTTGTTCGGCATCAGGATGATCCGCTCGGCGTCGTAGAGCGGTACGCCGAGACGCGTGTACTTGCGGCGCGCGGCCTCCTGTCCGTGCTCGACGAGCTTCGCGTCGACCAGCTCACGGACGAGCGGCGCGGTGATGACCTTCGTCTGCGAGAGGACGATCTGGTTCTCGACCTCGCGCGAGATCTTCTCGGCGAGCTCGACCGACACGTCCGCCTCTCGGATGAGCGTCTCGATGATCTTCTCGCGGTCCCAGACGACCATGTCGTCGCCGGAGGTCCGGACGAAGAGCGCGAGATCGGTCGCGTCGAGCGCTGCCTCGGCCCGCTTCTGCTCGATCTCGGCCAGCTTCGCGTTCACGGTCTTCTGCCGCACCTGCGACCGCCGGTCTCTGTAGAGGATGAACGCCTTGGCCGTCTTCGCGTGCCCGCGCTCAATCAGGACCTTCTCGATGGCATCCTGTATGTCCTCTACCTGTGGGAGGTTGGAGTCCTTCTCGGAGTAGAGGTACAGGAGCACCTCGTCGGTCAGGCGCTCGGCGACCTCGCGGTCGCGGCCGCCCACCTCCTGGGCCGCCTTGAAGATGGCCGTCGTGATCTTCTTCCGGTCGAACGGCACGATCTGGCCGCTGCGCTTCCGGACGAGACGGAAGAGCTTGCTCGCGAGTCTCCTGTGGAGACCGAGCACCTCTTCCTCGTCCATGTAGAGCGTGAGCCGAGGCGACGGCTCACCATCGCCGACAGCGGGCTCCACCGTGTCCACGTGCGACGTGGAATCGGAGGGGTCCGCGGTCGCGACGCCGTCGGTCGGCGAGTCGCTCTCATCGAGCGCGACCATCTCGTCCAGCGAGGTCTTCTCCTCGTTCACAGATGACATTGGCTGGACACCTATCCTCTCATGGTCGAAAGCAGGGAATCCCTATCCCCGAACGCGGTTCTTCCCCGGAGTTCGAGGCTCGTTTGGCGGCACGTGTTTGAGTCGTCAGGTGTGATACGGAAGGGAAGCCACCACACATCCACCCGTCACATGGTCTCCCGTGAGCTCCTCCGCGAACAGCGGAGGCAGAGTAGCAACGCGCGCGCGGGCGTGTCAAGCGAGAACGTTATTTGGGGTCGTTTTTCTTCTCTGTGAGGACTCGATGAGCGTCCAGGGACGGTTTTCCGGAACCGTCGGGCGGTGCCTGGGGGGCTACTCGGAGACGGGCGCGAGCGCCTCCACCCGGACGCCCGCGTCACGCAGAAGCTCGACGGCGAGGTCGTCCGGATAGGTGTCGTCGGTCACGACGCGGACGATGCCGGCGTTGATGATCATCTTCGCGCAGACCGAGCACGGATGGTAGGTCGAGTAGATGGTGGCGCCGTCGATGCCGGTCCCGTAGTTGGCCGACTGGATGATCGCGTTCTGCTCCGCGTGAATGCCGCGGCAGAGCTCGTGGCGCTCCCCCGACGGGACCTTGTGGCGCTCGCGGACGCACCCGGTCTCGTCGCAGTGCGGCAGTCCAGACGGCGCGCCGTTGTAACCCGACGCGAGCACGCGGCGGTCCTTGACGATGATGGCGCCGACCTGCCGTCTGAGACACGTCGAGCGCCCGGCCACGAGCCGCGCGATGTCCATGAAGTACTCGTCCCAGCTGGGCCGCCTTCGGGCCATGAGACCTCCGTAACAGGCCTTCCTTAGGGTGGTTACGAGGACCGGACCGCGACGCTGTGCCGATTCCCGCCACCGTGCGGGGCTCCCGGACGCCCGGCGTCTCGTCGCTCTAGACGGGCCGCTCCTCACCGTCGACCAGCGGGAAGCCCGCCGTCAGGTCGAGGACGTCCTTCCTCACCGACTCGAGCACGCTCTCGTCGTCGAGGTTCGTGATCGCCCGGTCGATGAGGGCGACGATCCGGTCGATCTCGTCCTTCCCCATGCCGCGCGTCGTGATGGCCGGCGTGCCGACCCTGATGCCGCTCGCGACGAACGGCTTCTCGGGGTCGAACGGGATCGTGTTCTTGTTGATGGTGATCCCCGCCTTCTCGAGCCCCTTCTCTGCGTCGCGTCCGGTCACACCCTTCTCCCTCAGGTCGACGAGCACGAGATGAGTGTCGGTGCCGTCGGCGACCAGGCGGAACCCGTGGCGCTTGAACGCCTCGGCCATGTGCTGTGCGTTGTCCAGGATACGCTGCTGGTACTCCCTGAACGCCGGCTGCATCGCTTCGTGGAGACAGACCGCCTTGCCGGCGATGACGTGCATGAGAGGCCCGCCCTGGATGCCCGGGAAGACCGACTTGTCGATGGCCCTGGCGACGTCCTCCTTCATCAGGATCATGCCGCCGCGCGGACCGCGGAGCGTCTTGTGCGTCGTCGTCGTCACCGCGTCGGCGTGCGGCACCGGACTCGGATGGAGCCCCGCCGCGATGAGTCCGGCGATGTGCGCCATGTCGACCATGAGATACGCGCCGACCTTGTCCGCGATCTCCCGGAACGCCGCGAAGTCGAGCGTCCGCGGATACGCGCTGGCGCCGGCGACGATGAGCTTCGGCTTGCGCTCGAGCGCGAGCTTCTCGAGAGCGGCGAAGTCGATGACCTCGGTCTTCTCGTCGACGCCGTAGTGGACGACGTCGAAGAACATCCCGGAGAAGCTGATGGGATGGCCGTGCGTCAGGTGGCCGCCGTGCGCCAGCTTCATCCCGAAGTATGTGTCGCCGGTCTCGAGCAGCGCGAAGTAGACGCCCATGTTGGCCTGACTGCCGGAGTGCGGCTGGACGTTCGCGTGGTCGGCCCCGAAAAGCTCCTTGGCGCGCTCAATGGCGAGGTTCTCGGCCGTGTCGACGTGCTCACACCCCCCGTAGTACCGGCCGTTCCGGTCCCAGTTGATGGTCCCGTCCTTGCGCCGGAAGAAGGGGTAGCCCTCGGCGTACTTGTTCGTCATCACTGACCCCACGGCCTCCCTGACCGCCTCGCTCGTGAAGTTCTCCGACGCGATGAGCTCGACCGTCTCGGTCTGCCTGCGGACCTCGTTCTGCACGGCCTCGTGGATCTTCGGATCGACGTCCTTGAGCCTCGCCATCACTCCTCCCCCTTCTCGACGTTCATCATCTTCTCAACGCGGCGCTCGTGCCGCCCGCCGTCGAAGCCGGCGTCGAGCCAGGCGTCGACGATGCCGAGAGCGTCCTCCACCGACAGGAACCGGGCCGGAAGGCAGAGCGCGTTCGCGTTGTTGTGGTTTCTCGAGAGCTCGGCGATCGTGGGCGTCCAGGCGAGCGCCGCGCGCACCCCGTCGACCTTGTTCGCCGTCATGCACATGCCCTGACCAGAGCCGCAGACGAGCACGGCGCAGTCGGTCTCGCCGCGCGCGACCATTCGCGCAGCGGGAGCGCCGAAGTCCGGGTAGTCGGTCGACTCCTCGCTCGTCGTGCCGAGGTCCACTATGTCGTGTC from Candidatus Effluviviaceae Genus V sp. includes these protein-coding regions:
- the rsxC gene encoding electron transport complex subunit RsxC, whose translation is MRLRSFSGGVHPPTSKGLTKDSTIVDAAVPDRVVLPMRQSIGAPAKPVVSVGDEVTLGQVVGQAAGFVSVPVHATIAGKVAAVGRFPHPLGGEAEAVVIEGDGSETWHESVKPRGDAESLSAEDIKNAVRDAGIVGLGGAAFPTHVKLSPPETKPIDAVILNGAECEPWLTADHRLMVERPSEIIQGLLLIMKALGCERGAVGIEANKPDAVKAMRGAIPQGAPVKVHALEVKYPQGAEKQLIDAILRRQVPAGGLPMDVGVVVQNVGTSLAVKQACLEGRPLISRVLTVTGRPLGKPSNFHARIGTLVSRLVEEAGGIEGEVAKVISGGPMMGIAQFTLDVPVIKGMSGMLFLGPDEVVAKDPDPCIRCAHCVDACPMKLVPTTIEKFVIAGQIDQAAAIGLNDCIECGSCAYVCPSNRRLVHYFKFGKHLAAARRKAAAEKAEQEKEREKAS
- the nrdD gene encoding anaerobic ribonucleoside-triphosphate reductase codes for the protein MSSVNEEKTSLDEMVALDESDSPTDGVATADPSDSTSHVDTVEPAVGDGEPSPRLTLYMDEEEVLGLHRRLASKLFRLVRKRSGQIVPFDRKKITTAIFKAAQEVGGRDREVAERLTDEVLLYLYSEKDSNLPQVEDIQDAIEKVLIERGHAKTAKAFILYRDRRSQVRQKTVNAKLAEIEQKRAEAALDATDLALFVRTSGDDMVVWDREKIIETLIREADVSVELAEKISREVENQIVLSQTKVITAPLVRELVDAKLVEHGQEAARRKYTRLGVPLYDAERIILMPNKENANIPHNPEATNMTLAESVKKQYALLAAFSQDISDAHARGDIHLHDLGFFDRPYCSGQSLEYVKKFGLSLPNALSIAKPAKHPDILLAHMVKFSAALQGHFAGAIGWDAVNVFFSPFLEGMSDRDVHQLAEMLVFEYSQQSVARGGQAIFSDINIYWETPKHFADVMAIGPGGTYTGRTYKDYEKEAQRFAFALFDIYMEGDGTGRPFFFPKPLVHITDQFFRTPGHEEFLLHISDVAAEMGNTYFVFDRGETAKISECCRLSFKLEQSDIEDAAEPWRMRYSALQNVTLNLPRAAYLAKGDEAKLFEAIDQFFALAVKAHQEKRGVIEKLLAMGDNGPLALLTMDLDGQQYLRMHRVTFLIGLLGLNELVQSHMGCELHESEEAFRLGLKVIAHLKLACEKASKATGMRFVLEQTPAESCAYRMAKLDLEHFPEQASAVVKGSPGLGEVYYTNSTFLNVSEKISPIERIKREGKFHDMIEAGALSHVWIADSRPDKEAVASFVKKTFHHTRNAQIAFSPEFTTCNTCMKVTRGLVEECPYCASREVDGITRVTGYFSKVSGWNSGKKGELEDRHRSAVE
- a CDS encoding cytidine deaminase; the encoded protein is MARRRPSWDEYFMDIARLVAGRSTCLRRQVGAIIVKDRRVLASGYNGAPSGLPHCDETGCVRERHKVPSGERHELCRGIHAEQNAIIQSANYGTGIDGATIYSTYHPCSVCAKMIINAGIVRVVTDDTYPDDLAVELLRDAGVRVEALAPVSE
- a CDS encoding aminotransferase class I/II-fold pyridoxal phosphate-dependent enzyme → MARLKDVDPKIHEAVQNEVRRQTETVELIASENFTSEAVREAVGSVMTNKYAEGYPFFRRKDGTINWDRNGRYYGGCEHVDTAENLAIERAKELFGADHANVQPHSGSQANMGVYFALLETGDTYFGMKLAHGGHLTHGHPISFSGMFFDVVHYGVDEKTEVIDFAALEKLALERKPKLIVAGASAYPRTLDFAAFREIADKVGAYLMVDMAHIAGLIAAGLHPSPVPHADAVTTTTHKTLRGPRGGMILMKEDVARAIDKSVFPGIQGGPLMHVIAGKAVCLHEAMQPAFREYQQRILDNAQHMAEAFKRHGFRLVADGTDTHLVLVDLREKGVTGRDAEKGLEKAGITINKNTIPFDPEKPFVASGIRVGTPAITTRGMGKDEIDRIVALIDRAITNLDDESVLESVRKDVLDLTAGFPLVDGEERPV
- the rpiB gene encoding ribose 5-phosphate isomerase B, encoding MRVSIASDHAGYALKERVREHLESAGHDIVDLGTTSEESTDYPDFGAPAARMVARGETDCAVLVCGSGQGMCMTANKVDGVRAALAWTPTIAELSRNHNNANALCLPARFLSVEDALGIVDAWLDAGFDGGRHERRVEKMMNVEKGEE